Proteins from a genomic interval of Xanthomonas sp. AM6:
- a CDS encoding TonB-dependent receptor yields MPSFHPICRERHRRGQRRGLLCGAIAMALLVALPAAAQDTAVRDKAAAADGGDSADAKTLDSVVVTGSRIRRNDALDGPTPLTVIGAEQIRAAGYTEIADVVNQLPSLALTQTSQTGNLAGNPGINALDLRGMGTQRTLVLVDGRRQVPAIPGTSAVDVSNIPSSLVERVEVITGGASALYGADAVTGVANFILKKDFQGLDASARYGASSRGDMRSTSIDALFGRNFADNRGNVTVYGFYERQPDSVSGQDRPWTAMGYPMYTRNNRNQRYWISDNNRNINNAQDAQLILGGRHYAMTADGRLRAPVLGPGGYVNAAPRSLDNPVDALGSLLTDGGEYGGRYDSWYLSVPSDRFSSRATFNFDFSDSLRLFANVGYAQNSSRSAWRALSAFGSEAVPADSPFITDEMRAANGGAITDGVYFARHFDAELGQGGSDYRRRLMQGVVGLEGDFSLGARAWNYAAYYSYGRTRQRNRDIDTVAYDRYYLAVDSTTAADGSAICRSTLTDPGNGCVPLNPFKRLSPEEIAYLRYDTDWATTTLTQQVLSAYASGGIFDLPGGEAQIVFGGEYRKERNDIGAIAQYDPANPAYDASLGTTQLPLRGQYDVKELYSELHLPLLAGKPFAERLGMDAAVRVSDYNTAGRTVTNKFGVDWSPIRDITLRGTYGKAVRAPNIGELYTASSIGGMWITDPCNTYNLRYRTDRSQYAAANCAQLDPSDKDTYWLYRDIVTKGNLDLGNETAKTRTVGVVLRPRFLEDFSLSVDYYNIDLRGAIDSFPAQTIINKCVDAPTLDNQFCSFVDRDAGGNLLEVVTQKLNLSRYLTRGVDFAAQYRYDLAGRWGQNAGALSFDLNYTRLIRQDYTLDPDQPDNVERFAGVFGSPQWKGVLRSTWSNAHAGATWSLRHIGKMRNSTQITDTEYQKVWTGNVFYSDVSGYYRLKSGLELFGGVTNAFDRAPPRVPGAEAGGANFELGYHAGVYDVIGRMYYGGIRLAL; encoded by the coding sequence TTGCCTTCTTTCCACCCGATCTGCCGCGAGCGCCATCGCCGCGGACAACGGCGCGGCCTGCTGTGCGGCGCGATCGCCATGGCGCTGCTGGTGGCGCTGCCCGCCGCGGCGCAGGACACCGCCGTGCGCGACAAGGCCGCCGCCGCCGATGGCGGCGACAGCGCCGATGCCAAGACCCTGGACAGCGTCGTCGTCACCGGCTCGCGCATCCGCCGCAACGACGCGCTGGACGGCCCGACGCCGCTGACCGTGATCGGCGCCGAGCAGATCCGCGCCGCCGGCTATACCGAGATCGCCGACGTGGTCAACCAGCTGCCGAGCCTGGCGCTGACCCAGACCAGCCAGACCGGCAACCTGGCCGGCAACCCCGGCATCAACGCGCTGGACCTGCGCGGCATGGGCACGCAACGCACGCTGGTGCTGGTCGACGGCCGCCGCCAGGTGCCGGCGATTCCCGGCACCTCGGCGGTGGACGTCAGCAACATCCCCTCCAGCCTGGTCGAGCGCGTGGAAGTCATCACCGGCGGCGCCTCGGCGCTGTACGGCGCCGACGCGGTCACCGGCGTGGCCAATTTCATCCTGAAGAAGGACTTCCAGGGCCTGGACGCCAGCGCCCGTTACGGCGCGTCCAGTCGCGGCGACATGCGCAGCACCAGCATCGACGCGCTGTTTGGGCGCAACTTCGCCGACAACCGCGGCAACGTCACCGTGTACGGCTTCTACGAACGCCAGCCCGACTCGGTGTCCGGCCAGGACCGGCCATGGACCGCGATGGGCTATCCGATGTACACGCGCAACAACCGCAACCAGCGTTACTGGATCTCCGACAACAACCGCAACATCAACAATGCCCAAGACGCGCAGCTGATCCTGGGCGGGCGCCACTATGCGATGACCGCCGACGGGCGCCTGCGCGCGCCGGTGCTGGGGCCGGGCGGCTACGTCAATGCCGCGCCGCGCAGCCTGGACAATCCGGTCGACGCGCTGGGCAGCCTGCTCACCGACGGCGGCGAATACGGCGGGCGCTACGACTCGTGGTACCTGTCGGTGCCGTCGGACCGCTTCTCCAGCCGCGCCACCTTCAACTTCGATTTCAGCGACAGCCTGCGCCTGTTCGCCAACGTCGGCTATGCGCAGAACAGCTCGCGCTCGGCATGGCGCGCGCTGAGCGCGTTCGGCAGCGAGGCGGTGCCGGCGGACAGCCCGTTCATCACCGACGAGATGCGCGCGGCCAACGGCGGCGCGATCACCGACGGCGTCTACTTCGCCCGCCATTTCGACGCCGAATTGGGGCAGGGCGGCAGCGACTACCGGCGCCGGCTGATGCAGGGCGTGGTCGGCCTGGAGGGCGATTTCAGCCTGGGCGCGCGCGCCTGGAACTACGCGGCCTACTATTCCTACGGCCGCACCCGCCAGCGCAACCGCGACATCGACACGGTGGCCTACGACCGCTACTACCTGGCGGTCGATTCCACCACCGCCGCCGACGGCAGCGCGATCTGCCGCAGCACGCTCACCGACCCGGGCAACGGCTGCGTGCCGTTGAATCCGTTCAAGCGCCTGAGCCCCGAGGAGATCGCCTACCTGCGCTACGACACCGACTGGGCCACCACCACGCTGACCCAGCAGGTGCTGTCGGCCTATGCCTCCGGCGGCATCTTCGACCTGCCTGGCGGCGAGGCGCAGATCGTGTTCGGCGGCGAGTACCGCAAGGAGCGCAACGACATCGGCGCGATCGCCCAGTACGACCCGGCCAATCCCGCCTACGACGCCAGCCTCGGCACCACCCAGCTGCCATTGCGCGGCCAGTACGACGTCAAGGAGCTGTACAGCGAACTGCACCTGCCGTTGCTGGCCGGCAAGCCGTTCGCCGAGCGGCTGGGCATGGACGCGGCGGTGCGCGTGTCCGACTACAACACGGCCGGCCGCACCGTCACCAACAAGTTCGGCGTCGACTGGTCGCCGATCCGCGACATCACCCTGCGCGGCACCTACGGCAAGGCGGTGCGCGCGCCCAACATCGGCGAGCTGTACACCGCCAGCAGCATCGGCGGCATGTGGATCACCGATCCCTGCAATACCTACAACCTGCGCTACCGCACCGACCGCAGCCAGTACGCCGCGGCCAACTGCGCGCAGCTCGACCCGTCCGACAAGGACACCTACTGGCTGTACCGCGACATCGTCACCAAGGGCAACCTGGACCTGGGCAACGAGACCGCCAAGACCCGCACCGTCGGCGTGGTGCTGCGGCCGCGCTTCCTGGAAGACTTCTCGCTGTCGGTGGACTACTACAACATCGACCTGCGCGGCGCGATCGATTCGTTCCCGGCGCAGACCATCATCAACAAGTGCGTCGACGCGCCGACCCTGGACAACCAGTTCTGCTCCTTCGTCGACCGCGACGCCGGCGGCAACCTGCTCGAGGTGGTCACGCAGAAGCTGAACCTGTCGCGCTACCTGACCCGCGGCGTCGATTTCGCCGCGCAGTACCGCTACGACCTCGCCGGGCGCTGGGGCCAGAACGCCGGCGCGCTGTCGTTCGACCTGAACTACACGCGCCTGATCCGCCAGGACTACACCCTGGACCCGGATCAGCCGGACAACGTCGAGCGCTTCGCCGGGGTGTTCGGCTCGCCGCAGTGGAAGGGCGTGCTGCGCAGCACCTGGTCCAACGCGCATGCCGGCGCGACTTGGTCGCTGCGGCATATCGGCAAGATGCGCAACAGCACCCAGATCACCGACACCGAGTACCAGAAGGTCTGGACCGGCAACGTGTTCTACAGCGACGTGTCCGGCTACTACCGGCTCAAGTCGGGGCTTGAACTGTTCGGCGGCGTCACCAACGCGTTCGACCGCGCACCGCCGCGGGTGCCCGGCGCGGAGGCGGGCGGGGCCAATTTCGAACTCGGCTACCACGCCGGCGTGTACGACGTGATCGGGCGCATGTACTACGGCGGAATCCGCCTGGCGCTGTGA
- a CDS encoding S9 family peptidase: MQKDRPHRGGRRAWLQHARRHAAAALLLALAPCALAAPAADDYQRAQALSRRYEALVDREPSQPVWLDAGRFLYRRALARAGAAPAIEYRMGTVDGGGDALAFDHARLAAALSATGGPPADAAALQLSEIKLGPHQLDFERDRVRWRCVLPDYRCTRSEMGAREPDSYDMSIPLKQGPAHAQASPDGKWRAWVDAGNVVVAAAAGGAPFALSDDGSAAGYYAVDSFAWSPDSTRLVAYRVTPAPPRTVYYIESAPSDQLQPKLHQQAYAKPGDPLPVLRPVLFDVASRRAQAVPATLFPNAFTLGWPQWRSDGSGFTFEYNERGHQRYRVIEADGRSAQARTLIEETSPTFIEYSALSGDGGKYYRHDFADGVRTLWASERDGWEHLYLYDTRGGAAPRQVTRGEWVVRKVDRVDEAAQQVYFTASGMLPGEDPYYRHAYRIGLDGRGLTALTPAPADHQVVYSPDGRWLLDLYSRVDLGPVLELRRSDDGALVRQVARTDLSRLLAAGWVPPLPFHAPGRDGKTEIWGVIHRPQGLDPQRSYRVVENIYAGPHGAFVPKRFSARVPALTALGFAVAQIDGMGTNNRSRAFHDVAWRNLKDAGFPDRIAWHRAAAAQYPWYAAGQGVGIYGTSAGGQSALGALLFHPEFYVAAVANSGCHDNRMDKIWWNEQWMGWPVGPWYAASSNVDNAWRLQGHLLLVTGDMDHNVDPASTFQVADRLIKAGKDFDLLVVPGGDHGAGGAYGQRRLLDFFVRWLQRAPTPDWNGQPVAAAPAPNVR; the protein is encoded by the coding sequence ATGCAGAAGGATCGGCCGCACCGCGGCGGACGGCGCGCCTGGCTGCAGCACGCGCGGCGGCATGCCGCGGCAGCGCTGCTGCTGGCGCTGGCGCCATGCGCGCTGGCGGCGCCGGCTGCGGACGACTACCAGCGCGCGCAGGCGCTGAGCCGCCGCTACGAGGCGCTGGTCGATCGCGAGCCGTCGCAGCCGGTGTGGCTGGACGCGGGGCGCTTCCTGTACCGCCGCGCGCTGGCGCGCGCCGGCGCCGCGCCGGCGATCGAATACCGGATGGGGACCGTGGACGGCGGCGGCGACGCACTGGCCTTCGACCATGCGCGGCTGGCGGCGGCGCTGTCGGCAACCGGCGGGCCGCCGGCCGATGCGGCGGCGCTGCAGCTGTCGGAGATCAAGCTGGGCCCGCACCAGCTCGACTTCGAGCGCGATCGCGTGCGCTGGCGCTGCGTGTTGCCGGACTACCGCTGCACGCGCAGCGAGATGGGCGCGCGCGAGCCCGATTCCTACGACATGAGCATCCCGCTGAAACAGGGCCCGGCACATGCGCAGGCCTCGCCGGACGGCAAGTGGCGGGCCTGGGTCGACGCCGGCAACGTGGTGGTCGCCGCGGCCGCCGGCGGCGCGCCGTTCGCGCTCAGCGACGACGGCAGCGCGGCCGGGTACTACGCGGTGGACAGCTTCGCCTGGTCGCCGGACTCGACCCGGCTGGTCGCCTACCGGGTGACCCCGGCGCCGCCGCGCACGGTGTACTACATCGAGTCGGCGCCCTCCGACCAACTGCAGCCGAAGCTGCACCAGCAGGCCTACGCCAAGCCCGGCGATCCGCTGCCGGTACTGCGGCCGGTGCTGTTCGACGTGGCTTCGCGCCGCGCGCAGGCGGTGCCGGCGACGCTGTTCCCGAATGCCTTCACCCTGGGCTGGCCGCAGTGGCGCAGCGACGGCAGCGGCTTCACCTTCGAGTACAACGAACGCGGCCACCAGCGCTACCGGGTCATCGAGGCGGACGGACGCAGCGCGCAGGCGCGCACGCTGATCGAGGAAACCTCGCCGACCTTCATCGAGTACAGCGCGCTCAGCGGCGACGGCGGCAAGTACTACCGGCACGACTTCGCCGATGGCGTGCGCACCCTGTGGGCCTCCGAGCGCGACGGCTGGGAGCATCTGTACCTGTACGACACGCGCGGTGGCGCCGCGCCACGCCAGGTCACCCGCGGCGAGTGGGTGGTGCGCAAGGTCGATCGCGTCGACGAGGCCGCGCAACAGGTGTACTTCACCGCCTCCGGCATGCTGCCGGGCGAGGACCCGTACTACCGGCATGCCTATCGCATCGGCCTTGACGGCCGCGGCCTGACCGCGCTGACGCCGGCGCCGGCCGACCACCAGGTGGTCTATTCGCCCGACGGGCGCTGGCTGCTCGACTTGTATTCGCGGGTGGACCTGGGGCCGGTGCTGGAGCTGCGCCGCAGCGACGACGGCGCGCTGGTGCGGCAGGTCGCGCGCACCGACCTGTCGCGGCTTCTCGCCGCCGGCTGGGTGCCGCCGCTGCCGTTCCACGCGCCCGGCCGCGACGGCAAGACCGAGATCTGGGGCGTGATCCATCGGCCGCAGGGGCTGGATCCGCAGCGCAGTTACCGCGTGGTCGAGAACATCTATGCCGGCCCGCACGGCGCGTTCGTGCCCAAGCGCTTCAGCGCGCGCGTGCCGGCGTTGACTGCGCTCGGCTTCGCCGTGGCGCAGATCGACGGCATGGGCACCAACAACCGCTCGCGCGCGTTCCACGACGTGGCCTGGCGCAACCTCAAGGACGCCGGTTTTCCCGACCGCATCGCCTGGCACCGCGCCGCGGCCGCGCAATATCCGTGGTATGCGGCCGGGCAGGGCGTGGGCATCTACGGCACCTCCGCCGGCGGCCAGAGCGCGCTCGGCGCGTTGCTGTTCCATCCCGAGTTCTACGTCGCCGCGGTGGCCAATTCCGGCTGCCACGACAACCGCATGGACAAGATCTGGTGGAACGAGCAGTGGATGGGCTGGCCGGTCGGGCCGTGGTATGCCGCCTCGTCCAACGTCGACAACGCCTGGCGCCTGCAGGGGCATCTGCTGCTGGTGACCGGCGACATGGACCACAACGTCGATCCGGCCAGCACCTTCCAGGTCGCCGACCGCCTGATCAAGGCCGGCAAGGATTTCGACCTGCTGGTGGTGCCCGGCGGCGACCACGGCGCCGGCGGCGCGTACGGCCAGCGCCGCCTGCTGGATTTCTTCGTGCGCTGGCTGCAGCGGGCGCCGACTCCGGACTGGAACGGGCAACCGGTGGCGGCGGCGCCGGCGCCGAACGTGCGTTGA
- a CDS encoding family 43 glycosylhydrolase produces MSLRRVAFGHAWALLAACVACAASAQATPLQARSVHAAGNPILADGRDYSADPAPLVADGTLYIIAGRDEAPPDVNDFVMRRWQLLATDDVGSGRWTHYPSLLRPEQVFAWAAAGRAYAAQIVQGPDRRYYLYAPVEEKGSRHADPFAIGVAVADSPLGPWRDAHPQGPILSQSLPVRNTIQNIDPTVLVDDDGRVYLYWGTFGKLFGIELERDMVTPKGAAVAVATLDGYFEAPWLFKRNGSYYLAYAGNRAGPESDCTPTLYHACIAYGSAPSPLGPWTYRGVILAPVSSTTSHPGIVQFKGQWYLVYHTADAKGGGHFRRSVAIDRLEWDDSRQPARIRPVLATRRAQPPLPPQRNVARYAHASASNGPDIPHQYWIAALNDGVVKRNPLPPQMWGSWSAHNPPQQWIQYSWAQPVTLDRSRIVFWADHPRGATAGVAPPARWHLEYRKDGQWLPLAQAVRGAVAGRAQTLRFAPVSTRCVRAVFDASGADGQYAALAVQEWELWATRAQRLAPADAAAARQCDDR; encoded by the coding sequence ATGAGCCTGCGCCGCGTTGCGTTCGGCCACGCATGGGCCTTGCTGGCTGCCTGCGTGGCGTGCGCCGCCAGCGCGCAGGCCACGCCGTTGCAGGCGCGCAGCGTGCACGCCGCCGGCAATCCGATCCTGGCCGACGGCCGCGATTATTCCGCCGATCCGGCGCCGCTGGTCGCCGACGGCACGCTGTACATCATCGCCGGCCGCGACGAGGCGCCACCGGACGTCAACGACTTCGTGATGCGGCGCTGGCAGCTGCTGGCCACCGACGACGTCGGCAGCGGCCGCTGGACCCACTACCCGTCGCTGCTGCGCCCGGAGCAGGTGTTCGCCTGGGCCGCCGCGGGCCGCGCCTATGCCGCGCAGATCGTGCAGGGGCCGGACCGGCGCTACTACCTGTACGCGCCGGTGGAGGAGAAGGGCTCGCGCCACGCCGATCCGTTCGCGATCGGCGTGGCGGTCGCCGACAGCCCGCTGGGGCCGTGGCGCGACGCGCATCCGCAAGGGCCGATCCTGTCGCAGTCGCTGCCGGTCAGGAACACCATCCAGAACATCGACCCGACCGTGCTGGTCGACGACGACGGCCGCGTGTACCTGTACTGGGGCACCTTCGGCAAGCTGTTCGGCATCGAGCTGGAACGCGACATGGTCACGCCCAAGGGCGCAGCGGTGGCGGTCGCCACGCTGGACGGCTACTTCGAGGCGCCGTGGCTGTTCAAGCGCAACGGCAGCTACTACCTGGCCTATGCCGGCAACCGTGCCGGGCCGGAGTCGGACTGCACGCCGACGCTGTACCACGCCTGCATCGCCTACGGCAGCGCGCCGTCGCCGCTGGGGCCGTGGACCTACCGCGGGGTGATCCTGGCGCCGGTGTCCTCGACCACTTCGCATCCGGGTATCGTGCAGTTCAAGGGCCAGTGGTACCTGGTCTACCACACCGCCGACGCCAAGGGCGGCGGCCACTTCCGCCGCAGTGTGGCGATCGACCGGCTGGAGTGGGACGACAGCCGGCAGCCGGCGCGGATCCGCCCGGTGCTGGCCACGCGCAGGGCGCAGCCGCCGCTGCCGCCGCAACGCAACGTCGCCCGCTACGCCCATGCCAGCGCTTCCAATGGCCCGGACATCCCGCACCAGTACTGGATCGCCGCGCTCAACGACGGCGTGGTCAAGCGCAATCCGCTGCCGCCGCAGATGTGGGGCAGCTGGAGCGCGCACAATCCGCCGCAGCAGTGGATCCAGTACAGCTGGGCGCAGCCGGTGACGCTGGACCGCAGCCGCATCGTGTTCTGGGCCGACCATCCGCGCGGCGCGACTGCAGGCGTGGCGCCGCCGGCGCGCTGGCATCTCGAATACCGCAAGGACGGGCAGTGGCTGCCGTTGGCGCAGGCCGTGCGCGGTGCGGTCGCCGGCCGCGCGCAGACGCTGCGCTTCGCGCCGGTGAGTACGCGCTGCGTGCGCGCGGTGTTCGATGCGTCCGGCGCCGATGGCCAGTACGCCGCACTCGCGGTGCAGGAGTGGGAACTGTGGGCCACGCGCGCGCAGCGTCTGGCCCCGGCCGACGCTGCGGCGGCGCGGCAGTGCGACGATCGTTGA
- a CDS encoding Ig-like domain-containing protein, with the protein MAGAVSDGEGLQASNAALGYPRFKGDARPLPDSGVAFAPGGHLQRVFAADLAAGAGTAPGKDFWIDRMLARSGTGGGFDDSNNWLFSRGRAAYMYTHEPQQPGFVGDVAYVHKTGHDALFRLQAEIDGKPLQLVEDSAQRRQTPSYFSSVYADPGAGVRLRLVKFISEQNVAVAQATLSSSDGKARTLVLRATSPMATHADGAELTGAFATHNAITTVFPRLSGDGFAVDGGSIARRVALPANGEAAALKVQLGLVTRELPTSLQAYRRIAAQSPQQAYTEHVVAYNRWWADTLPYLDTPEDNIDKTLFYRWWLLRFNFLDAAVPGNDYQFPVAIEGVLGYDNAIVLTTGMFIDDLKYLRDPSYAYGSWLGAGETAGGGKYVDNPGAPENWSNSYAQYLSAAAWRAYQLHGGPPSVAAQLARYASADVDALLRAYDRNGNGLIEYDWAAMTGNDADAVSFDWAKRHGQIRMDRSESAYVYANALAAAQAAQLSGDTATAARMQALAAKIRRAVLDVLWQDRSAAADGMGLHGDLLKQRQADGARLPVDWKETNNYYPFSVGLMPKRGEADDDPKYVRALRLFADARQYPIFPFYTANQADQQARGAGGSNNFSVINSTVAFRLLGSALRDYPSPYLDAASYRKLLYWNAWAHYIDGDNRYPDQNEFWAQGSAADGGHIGYRSWIHHTQLGATNFTVIEDAMGLRPRSDARIELYPIDIGWDHFAADGLRYRDRDLSIVWDRDGRHYGGAVPKGYSVYLDGRLAFTVDRLAHVLYDPASGQVQALPDAVNADAAQVRVLASHARALQTPAQVRFAADARIAAVLADAGVDTTLPATARNLAQGAAVSASYAADGFAAAAAVDGSTANEPFWGTVGSPSHSDWIELDLGRPQTLDDVRLYFYRSSSPPGEQHGFPSGTRAGYAPPWLYVLQYFDGHAWKAVPGQVRDASIAQGNRNRVRFPPLRVQRLRVLVTHAGALRTGIKEIQAYASGAAPPVARPNQAPQVEAWQQDGAGGGALRLVGLVGDDALPHGTLALHWRVLQAAPGGAAIFDDPQAASTGVRFTAPGAYILRLQADDGALQGHADVAVVAAPVPAGQGLQVQGEAEASAQFTAGHHRLQALNDGVLPEPGQMPSADRRWGSWGRAQPASVWVQYQWRQAQRVNGAALYFWDDQPEGGVAPPRTWTLQYRDGDQWRDIAVRGGYPVAGGGAPSRVAFAPVTTTALRAVLDTAAQGGGHAAVGIDEWQVFAERANGTEPVDVRVAPGETPALPQRIAGYFADGSWAWLGVRWPQLEPASLAGEGRVQVQGLADGGVPVAASVWVRASVPGQINTVQAPPPLHVRAGQVPALPEYVSVQYNDGSRERVPVQWPPLAPAAYAAPGSTSIVGTAQGRGGSGQLPVRLQIVVDAAVAP; encoded by the coding sequence GTGGCGGGCGCGGTAAGCGACGGCGAAGGATTGCAGGCCAGCAACGCCGCGCTGGGCTACCCGCGTTTCAAGGGCGACGCGCGGCCGCTGCCGGACAGCGGCGTCGCCTTCGCGCCGGGCGGCCATCTGCAGCGGGTGTTCGCCGCCGACCTGGCGGCCGGCGCCGGCACCGCGCCGGGCAAGGATTTCTGGATCGACCGCATGCTCGCGCGCAGCGGCACCGGCGGCGGATTCGACGACAGCAACAACTGGCTGTTCAGCCGCGGCCGCGCCGCCTACATGTACACGCACGAGCCGCAGCAGCCGGGCTTCGTCGGCGACGTCGCCTACGTGCACAAGACCGGCCACGATGCGCTGTTCCGGTTGCAGGCGGAGATCGACGGCAAGCCGCTGCAACTGGTCGAGGACAGCGCGCAGCGGCGGCAGACGCCGAGCTACTTCAGCAGCGTCTATGCCGACCCAGGCGCCGGCGTGCGGCTGCGCCTGGTCAAGTTCATCAGCGAGCAGAACGTGGCGGTGGCGCAGGCCACGCTGTCCAGCAGCGACGGCAAGGCGCGCACGCTGGTGCTGCGCGCGACCTCGCCGATGGCCACGCATGCCGACGGCGCCGAACTGACCGGCGCGTTCGCTACCCATAATGCGATCACCACCGTGTTCCCGCGCCTGTCCGGCGACGGCTTCGCGGTCGACGGCGGTTCCATCGCGCGTCGCGTGGCGCTGCCGGCGAACGGCGAGGCGGCCGCGCTGAAGGTGCAACTGGGACTGGTCACCCGCGAGCTGCCCACCTCGCTGCAGGCGTACCGGCGCATCGCCGCGCAATCGCCGCAGCAGGCGTACACCGAGCACGTGGTCGCCTACAACCGCTGGTGGGCCGACACCCTGCCGTACCTGGACACGCCCGAGGACAACATCGACAAGACGTTGTTCTACCGCTGGTGGCTGCTGCGCTTCAATTTCCTCGACGCCGCGGTGCCCGGCAACGACTACCAGTTCCCGGTGGCGATCGAAGGCGTGCTCGGCTACGACAACGCGATCGTGCTGACCACCGGCATGTTCATCGACGACCTCAAGTACCTGCGCGATCCCAGCTATGCCTACGGCTCGTGGCTGGGCGCGGGCGAAACCGCCGGCGGCGGCAAGTACGTGGACAATCCCGGCGCGCCGGAGAACTGGTCCAATTCCTATGCCCAGTACCTCAGCGCCGCCGCGTGGCGCGCCTACCAGCTGCACGGCGGGCCGCCGTCGGTGGCGGCGCAGCTGGCGCGCTACGCCAGCGCCGACGTGGACGCACTGCTGCGCGCCTACGACCGCAACGGCAACGGCCTGATCGAGTACGACTGGGCGGCGATGACCGGCAACGACGCCGACGCGGTGTCCTTCGACTGGGCCAAGCGGCACGGCCAGATCCGCATGGACCGCAGCGAGAGCGCCTACGTCTACGCCAATGCGCTGGCCGCCGCGCAGGCGGCGCAACTGTCCGGCGATACCGCGACCGCGGCGCGGATGCAGGCGCTGGCGGCGAAGATCCGCCGCGCCGTGCTCGACGTGCTGTGGCAGGACCGCAGCGCGGCCGCCGACGGCATGGGCCTGCACGGCGACCTGCTCAAGCAGCGCCAGGCCGACGGTGCGCGCTTGCCGGTGGACTGGAAGGAGACCAACAACTACTACCCGTTCAGCGTCGGCCTGATGCCGAAGCGGGGCGAGGCCGATGACGACCCGAAGTACGTGCGCGCGCTGCGCCTGTTCGCCGACGCACGGCAGTATCCGATCTTCCCGTTCTACACCGCCAACCAGGCCGACCAGCAGGCGCGCGGCGCCGGCGGTAGCAACAACTTCTCGGTGATCAACTCCACCGTGGCGTTCCGCCTGCTCGGCAGCGCATTGCGCGACTATCCCAGCCCGTACCTGGACGCGGCCAGCTACCGCAAGCTGCTGTACTGGAACGCCTGGGCGCACTACATCGACGGCGACAACCGCTACCCGGACCAGAACGAGTTCTGGGCGCAGGGCAGCGCCGCCGATGGCGGCCATATCGGCTACCGCTCGTGGATCCACCACACCCAGCTCGGCGCGACCAACTTCACCGTGATCGAGGACGCGATGGGCCTGCGCCCGCGCAGCGACGCCAGGATCGAGCTGTATCCGATCGACATCGGCTGGGATCACTTCGCCGCCGACGGCCTGCGTTACCGCGACCGCGACCTGAGCATCGTCTGGGACCGCGACGGTCGCCACTACGGCGGTGCGGTACCCAAGGGCTATTCGGTGTACCTGGACGGGAGGCTGGCGTTCACCGTCGATCGCCTGGCGCATGTGCTCTACGATCCGGCCAGCGGCCAGGTGCAGGCGCTGCCGGATGCGGTCAATGCGGATGCCGCGCAGGTGCGGGTGCTCGCCTCTCACGCACGCGCACTGCAGACGCCGGCGCAGGTGCGCTTCGCTGCCGATGCGCGCATCGCCGCCGTGCTGGCCGATGCCGGCGTGGACACCACGCTGCCGGCAACCGCGCGCAACCTCGCGCAAGGCGCGGCGGTGAGCGCCAGCTACGCCGCCGATGGCTTCGCGGCGGCCGCGGCGGTGGACGGCAGCACCGCCAACGAACCGTTCTGGGGCACCGTGGGGTCGCCGTCGCACAGCGACTGGATCGAACTCGACCTGGGCCGGCCGCAGACGCTGGACGACGTGCGCCTGTACTTCTACCGCAGCTCCTCGCCGCCCGGCGAGCAACACGGCTTTCCCTCCGGCACCCGCGCCGGCTACGCGCCGCCGTGGCTGTACGTGCTGCAGTACTTCGACGGCCATGCCTGGAAAGCGGTGCCCGGCCAGGTGCGCGATGCGTCGATCGCGCAGGGCAACCGCAACCGCGTGCGCTTCCCGCCGTTGCGCGTGCAGCGGCTGCGCGTGCTGGTGACCCACGCCGGTGCGTTGCGCACCGGGATCAAGGAGATCCAGGCCTATGCCAGCGGCGCCGCGCCGCCGGTGGCCAGGCCCAACCAGGCGCCGCAGGTCGAGGCCTGGCAGCAGGACGGCGCCGGTGGCGGCGCGCTGCGCCTTGTCGGCCTGGTCGGCGACGACGCGCTGCCGCACGGCACGCTGGCGCTGCACTGGCGCGTGTTGCAGGCGGCGCCCGGCGGCGCGGCGATCTTCGACGATCCACAGGCGGCGAGCACCGGCGTGCGCTTCACCGCGCCCGGCGCCTATATCTTGCGGCTGCAGGCCGACGACGGCGCGCTGCAGGGCCATGCCGACGTAGCGGTGGTCGCCGCGCCGGTGCCGGCCGGGCAGGGCCTGCAGGTGCAGGGCGAGGCCGAGGCCAGCGCGCAGTTCACCGCCGGCCACCACCGGCTGCAGGCGCTCAACGACGGCGTGCTGCCCGAGCCTGGCCAGATGCCGTCGGCGGACCGCCGCTGGGGCAGCTGGGGCCGCGCGCAGCCGGCCTCGGTGTGGGTGCAGTACCAGTGGCGGCAAGCGCAGCGTGTGAACGGCGCCGCGCTGTACTTCTGGGACGACCAGCCCGAGGGCGGGGTGGCGCCACCGCGCACGTGGACGCTGCAGTACCGCGACGGCGACCAGTGGCGCGACATCGCGGTGCGCGGCGGCTATCCGGTCGCCGGCGGTGGCGCGCCGAGCCGCGTCGCGTTCGCGCCGGTGACCACCACCGCGTTGCGTGCGGTGCTGGACACCGCCGCGCAGGGCGGCGGCCACGCCGCGGTCGGCATCGACGAATGGCAGGTATTCGCCGAGCGCGCCAACGGCACCGAGCCGGTCGACGTGCGCGTGGCGCCCGGCGAGACGCCGGCGCTGCCGCAGCGCATCGCCGGCTATTTTGCCGACGGCAGTTGGGCCTGGCTGGGCGTGCGCTGGCCGCAGCTCGAGCCCGCGTCCCTGGCCGGGGAAGGCCGCGTGCAGGTGCAGGGCCTGGCCGACGGCGGCGTGCCGGTCGCCGCCAGCGTATGGGTGCGCGCCAGCGTTCCGGGCCAGATCAACACGGTGCAGGCGCCGCCGCCGCTGCACGTGCGCGCCGGACAGGTGCCGGCGCTGCCGGAGTACGTCAGCGTGCAGTACAACGACGGCTCGCGCGAACGCGTGCCGGTGCAATGGCCGCCGTTGGCGCCGGCTGCGTATGCCGCGCCGGGCAGCACCAGCATCGTCGGTACGGCACAAGGGCGCGGCGGCAGCGGACAGCTGCCGGTGCGCCTGCAGATCGTGGTCGATGCGGCGGTGGCGCCATGA